AGACTCTAACGCTGGCACGGTATGCTACAACTGAACAAAAAAAAGTATGTCGGTTCACGAAATTGACGAAAGGGTAAGTAAGCAATGACATTCACACCAGAACAATCGACGGTTACTGAAATTTCTCCCCGCGATCTGTATGCCCGCTTGCTGAGTGCGCAACCACTCTTTATCCTCGACGTGCGCAACGAAGAGGAGTTTAAGCGAATGCCGGTTGAGGGTCACGCAACGCTGCGCACACTCAATCTGCCATATTTTGATTTCATCGAGGATGAAGAGGCTGCGCTGGCGCGCCTGCCAAAAGATGTTGAAGAGTTCATTGTCATTTGTGCCAAGGGCGGCGCTTCCCAGTACGTAGCCGAGGTGCTGAACAATCATGGTTATCGTGCCGTATCGCTCAGCGAAGGCATGATCGGTTGGGGCAACTACTACGACGTCCGCGACGTGGTGAAGGCCGATTGGGGACGCATCGTTCAGATTGCCCGACCTGCCCGTGGCGATCTCAGCTTTGCCGTGATCAGCGATGGTCAGGCGGCACTGGTTGATCCACTGCGCCACATTCAGGTTTACCGCGAACTGATCGAGAACGCGGGTGCCCGATTAACTGCTATTCTCGACACCCACGTCCACGCCGATCACATCAGTGGCGGCCCTGCGCTCAGCAAAGAGACCGGTGCTCCGTACTATATCCACCCCTACGATGCCATTCACCCCATCGACATGCTGCCGGCTGTGATCGCCTACGAGCCACTCCGCGATGGGCAAACCTTCCAGATCGGTCAGGTACGTATCACCACCATCTGGTATCCCGGCCACACCCTCGGTCAGGTGAACTTCCTCGCCGAGACGCCGGATGGCGGACGCTACCTTTTCACCGGCGACGGAATCTTCCTGCGCTCGTTCGGGCGCCC
This genomic window from Chloroflexus aurantiacus J-10-fl contains:
- a CDS encoding MBL fold metallo-hydrolase translates to MTFTPEQSTVTEISPRDLYARLLSAQPLFILDVRNEEEFKRMPVEGHATLRTLNLPYFDFIEDEEAALARLPKDVEEFIVICAKGGASQYVAEVLNNHGYRAVSLSEGMIGWGNYYDVRDVVKADWGRIVQIARPARGDLSFAVISDGQAALVDPLRHIQVYRELIENAGARLTAILDTHVHADHISGGPALSKETGAPYYIHPYDAIHPIDMLPAVIAYEPLRDGQTFQIGQVRITTIWYPGHTLGQVNFLAETPDGGRYLFTGDGIFLRSFGRPDLGGKGEAWTPILYRSMFEWLPRHLTDDTVILPAHFSTLDEDAGNGIFAAPFAQVRAQNDSLQPRSLEEFTSYVLSHLPVFPPEYVEIKRVNIGLVEACEGKASELELGKNICALAG